The DNA sequence CGTGGCGCAGCTGCGGCGCGGCCGCTCCGGCGGCGCGGCCCCGGTGGCGCGCACGTGTCCGCGCTGCGGCGTTCGCGTCGCCGAGGGTGCCCAGTGGTGCCCGGGCTGCAGGGCCCCGCTGCAGGCGTTCGAGCTCGTCACGGCGCGGGTCGTCACCGGCGAGAAGGCGGCGGCCGACGGGCCGTTGCACGCGCTCGTTCGCGCCGACCTGTGCGTCGGGTGCGGCACCTGCGTGGCCGCGTGTCCCGAGCCGGGCGCGATCCAGCTGGTGAACAAGGTCGCCAAGGTCGACCTGGACCTGTGCAAGGGCCACGCGTCGTGCGCGGCCGCCTGCCCGGTGAACGCGATCGTCGTGACCTCCGGGGCCGCCGTGCAGACGGTGGAGGTGCCCGAGCTGAACACGAACTTCGAGTCCGTCGCGATCCCGGGCCTGTACGTGGTCGGCGAGCTGGGCGGCCGCGGACTCATCAAGAACGCCATCAACGAGGGCCGCCTGGCCATGGAGCACGTGGCGGCCTCGCTGGCGGAGGATCCGTTCCGCGGCAACACCACGGGCGGCGTCCACGACGTGATCGTGGTGGGAGCCGGCCCGGCCGGGTTGTCCGCCGCGCTCGAGGCCATGCACCAGGGCCTGCGCTACGCGGTGCTCGAACAGGGCACGCTCGCGGACACCATCTCCAAGTACCCGCGCCAGAAGCTGCTGTTCGCCGAGCCGCTGCGCGTGCCGCTGTACGGCAACCTGTGGATCGCCGATGCCTCGAAGGAGTCGCTGCTGCAGTGCTGGCAGAACGTGATCGAGAAGACGGGACTGCGCATCCAGCAGCACGTGCGTGTCGAGTCCATCGAGCCCGGCGAGGGCGGCTTCCGCGTCACGTCGGGCGCCAGGGTGTTCCGCGCGCGCCGCATCGTGCTGGCCATGGGCCGGCGCGGCACGCCGCGCCGGCTGGGCGTGCCCGGCGAGGACTTGGACCACGTGCTCTACGACATCGTCGAGATGGAGGAGTTCGCGGGCCGGCGCATGCTGGTGGTCGGCGGCGGCGACAGCGCGATCGAATCCGCGCTCGGGCTCTCGATCCAGCCCGGCGCCTCGGTGACGCTCTCCTACCGCGGCGGCGAGTTCAGCCGCGCCAAGGAGCGCAACCAGAAGCGCATCGCCGACGCGGTCGCGGCGAAGCGCGTGGCGCTGCTGCTCGAGAGCGAGGTGCGCGAGATCCGCCGCGACCTGGTGGTGCTCGAACACCAGGGCGCGCCGCGCCTGCTGCCGAACGACGCCGTCGTGATCCGCATTGGCGGCGAAGCGCCGTATCCCTTCCTCGAGCGCCTGGGCGTGCGGATCGTCTACAAGGAGATCCCGTTCGCGACCGGCGCGGCGAAGGCGGGATGAGCAGGTGCGCCCGCGCCGCGACGTGCGCCGCCCTGCCGCCCTTGCGGCGCTGGCGATCGCGCTGGCCTGCGTTCTCGGTCACGCGCCGGCGCGCGGGCAGGTATCGCCAGGACCGCTGGCCGCGGCCCACCACGATCTCGAGGGCAATCGCCAGTGCTTTCAGTGTCATCCGCCGGCCGGATCGGGCGGGCGAATGGACGACCGCTGCCTCGCCTGC is a window from the Candidatus Sulfotelmatobacter sp. genome containing:
- a CDS encoding NAD(P)-binding domain-containing protein, which codes for VAQLRRGRSGGAAPVARTCPRCGVRVAEGAQWCPGCRAPLQAFELVTARVVTGEKAAADGPLHALVRADLCVGCGTCVAACPEPGAIQLVNKVAKVDLDLCKGHASCAAACPVNAIVVTSGAAVQTVEVPELNTNFESVAIPGLYVVGELGGRGLIKNAINEGRLAMEHVAASLAEDPFRGNTTGGVHDVIVVGAGPAGLSAALEAMHQGLRYAVLEQGTLADTISKYPRQKLLFAEPLRVPLYGNLWIADASKESLLQCWQNVIEKTGLRIQQHVRVESIEPGEGGFRVTSGARVFRARRIVLAMGRRGTPRRLGVPGEDLDHVLYDIVEMEEFAGRRMLVVGGGDSAIESALGLSIQPGASVTLSYRGGEFSRAKERNQKRIADAVAAKRVALLLESEVREIRRDLVVLEHQGAPRLLPNDAVVIRIGGEAPYPFLERLGVRIVYKEIPFATGAAKAG